The Methanobacterium lacus genome includes a region encoding these proteins:
- the sppA gene encoding signal peptide peptidase SppA, protein MKKNSKIVLGILVGGSLLVIALLVATVSLLGGSNFLNSAPNGDTVAVIPLQGEIGYGSSGVSGETIVTPENVKDALNQAESDGTVSSILIKINSPGGSPVASEEIMNAINESKKPVVVWIGDTGASGAYLAASSADDIIASPSSMVGSIGVIMGLTDLSKYYENNGINKYSIKAGEYKDMGSDYRNLTTNETNMLQGMVNEDYAHFIDIVAVNRNLTVNYTQSIAEGKIYTGTQAKNLKLVNDTGGEKQALDAAAKLGGITGSYNTIDINPSSGLLDILNSMSSRIAYSIGLGIGNNLKNGTDNDLKLPSIY, encoded by the coding sequence ATGAAAAAAAACAGTAAGATCGTTCTAGGAATTCTTGTGGGGGGATCCCTTTTGGTGATAGCGCTCCTAGTCGCAACAGTATCGCTGCTTGGAGGTTCAAATTTCCTAAATTCCGCTCCAAATGGAGACACCGTAGCTGTAATACCCCTACAAGGTGAGATAGGTTATGGATCATCAGGAGTGAGTGGTGAAACAATAGTAACCCCTGAAAATGTCAAAGATGCTCTAAATCAAGCTGAATCAGATGGAACTGTAAGTTCGATTCTCATCAAAATTAACAGTCCTGGAGGATCGCCTGTTGCCAGTGAAGAGATCATGAATGCCATCAACGAAAGCAAAAAACCTGTTGTTGTATGGATAGGAGATACAGGAGCATCAGGGGCTTACCTGGCTGCATCTTCTGCCGATGATATCATTGCAAGCCCTTCCTCCATGGTCGGAAGCATAGGAGTCATAATGGGATTAACTGATCTGTCGAAGTACTACGAAAACAATGGGATCAACAAGTATTCAATAAAAGCCGGTGAGTACAAAGACATGGGATCAGATTACAGGAACTTAACAACTAACGAAACAAATATGCTTCAAGGCATGGTGAACGAAGATTACGCCCATTTCATTGACATTGTAGCTGTGAACAGAAATCTTACTGTGAATTACACCCAATCTATTGCAGAGGGTAAAATCTACACAGGTACACAGGCTAAAAATTTAAAACTTGTGAATGATACAGGTGGAGAAAAACAAGCCCTAGATGCTGCAGCAAAACTCGGCGGCATAACAGGAAGCTACAACACCATCGATATCAATCCATCTTCAGGTTTACTCGATATATTAAACAGCATGTCATCAAGAATTGCATATTCAATTGGACTGGGAATTGGAAACAATTTAAAGAACGGTACAGACAACGACTTAAAATTACCTTCGATTTATTGA
- a CDS encoding DEAD/DEAH box helicase translates to MIFMDAIETKVHEIIRESYPNIKKFNPAQQSVIDSGYLEDKTNYIIAIPTASGKTVLGVMAALTAILKGGKAVYAVPLISIQNEKVKEFKKFEKYGIKVGKHPSSSDLAVMVFESFDAITRFSWNTLNDVDLLVVDEFHMIGEYSRGPTMECAITRSKQLNPGMRIVALSATLQNMGDLSSWLDAHVVEHDFRPVPLYKDVLTTEEMETKNKNDVIVKILNTSIKESSQALVFVSTRRFTESLAKYTSDKVKRKLSPEQKKAFHEVSEKILDVPRKRGSLPTAVCLKLAESIENGVAFHHAGLFDKQKEIIEDEFRAGNLLMITATPSLMYGVNLPSKNVVIRDYTRWTSQGPQPIPVFDYEQMSGRAGRPGYDTEGYSYLIAKTLDEAYNLKDHYVYGEIEPTNSKLIENKDAVYRQIITQVASTLAKTPKDLFKFFLETFYGWQMSHNEYLESFCSDSIEYEVNTALEFLVKNGIIMPTPDGLKTTEFGMLIAKSNYTVETAVRLREFASVSEEIESSKLIYELSKTPDMPLISFKGRKSKEPVRDRLNSEGIFVVDIGLSEATAATMLEWMGERNEYEIENAFNVYAASTRRSAYEASLLVKFFRNICNILNIYSGTDQLDMLAARLYYGVKPDLVPLVVSVKRLGRKRARAVVKVFGDDLKHVTPEKLTRIDGIGPKTAEAIIAKFGNG, encoded by the coding sequence ATGATATTTATGGATGCTATAGAAACCAAGGTTCACGAGATCATAAGGGAAAGTTATCCTAACATCAAGAAGTTCAACCCTGCACAACAGTCTGTTATTGATTCAGGTTATCTTGAGGATAAAACCAACTACATCATAGCCATCCCAACAGCCAGTGGAAAAACTGTTCTGGGAGTTATGGCTGCACTGACCGCCATTTTAAAGGGAGGTAAAGCAGTTTATGCTGTTCCTTTAATTTCTATCCAAAATGAAAAGGTCAAGGAATTTAAGAAATTTGAAAAATACGGTATCAAGGTGGGTAAACATCCATCATCATCGGATCTTGCTGTCATGGTGTTCGAATCATTCGATGCCATAACAAGGTTTTCCTGGAACACCTTAAACGATGTTGATCTTCTGGTGGTTGATGAATTTCACATGATTGGAGAGTACTCAAGGGGCCCTACCATGGAATGTGCAATAACCCGTTCTAAACAGTTAAACCCCGGGATGAGGATCGTTGCATTATCAGCAACCCTTCAAAACATGGGTGATCTGTCATCATGGCTGGATGCACATGTTGTTGAACACGATTTCAGACCAGTGCCCCTTTACAAGGATGTGTTGACAACTGAAGAAATGGAAACCAAAAACAAGAATGATGTGATAGTCAAAATATTAAATACATCCATAAAAGAATCTTCACAGGCCCTGGTCTTTGTATCCACAAGGAGGTTCACAGAGTCCCTCGCAAAGTACACCTCAGACAAGGTCAAACGAAAACTTTCACCTGAACAAAAAAAAGCGTTCCATGAGGTGAGTGAAAAAATATTGGACGTACCTAGGAAGAGGGGTTCACTACCAACAGCCGTGTGTCTGAAACTGGCAGAGAGTATTGAAAATGGTGTGGCATTTCATCATGCAGGTCTCTTCGACAAGCAGAAGGAAATTATTGAAGATGAATTCCGTGCAGGCAACCTTTTGATGATAACAGCAACTCCAAGCCTCATGTACGGTGTGAATTTACCATCTAAAAATGTGGTGATAAGGGATTACACCAGGTGGACCAGTCAGGGACCCCAGCCAATTCCAGTGTTTGATTACGAACAGATGTCAGGCAGAGCTGGAAGGCCAGGTTACGATACTGAAGGTTACTCTTACCTCATTGCAAAGACATTGGATGAAGCCTACAACTTGAAGGATCACTACGTTTATGGAGAAATAGAACCAACCAATTCTAAGTTAATAGAAAATAAGGATGCTGTTTACAGACAGATAATAACACAGGTGGCTTCAACACTCGCAAAAACACCCAAAGATCTTTTCAAATTTTTCTTGGAAACCTTTTATGGTTGGCAGATGTCTCACAACGAATATTTAGAATCTTTCTGTTCAGATTCCATAGAGTACGAAGTAAACACTGCACTGGAGTTTCTTGTGAAAAATGGAATTATCATGCCAACTCCAGATGGACTCAAAACAACTGAGTTTGGAATGCTCATTGCCAAGAGTAACTACACAGTTGAAACTGCAGTGAGGCTCAGGGAATTTGCATCTGTTTCTGAGGAAATTGAATCGTCCAAGTTGATATACGAGTTGAGCAAAACTCCCGATATGCCATTAATAAGTTTCAAGGGACGAAAATCGAAGGAACCTGTGAGGGACAGGTTAAACAGCGAGGGAATTTTTGTGGTGGACATTGGTTTGAGTGAGGCAACTGCAGCCACAATGCTTGAATGGATGGGTGAGAGGAACGAGTACGAAATTGAAAATGCGTTCAATGTCTACGCTGCATCCACAAGAAGATCGGCCTACGAAGCATCTTTACTCGTGAAATTTTTCAGAAATATTTGTAACATTTTAAATATTTACTCAGGTACAGACCAGCTGGACATGTTAGCTGCAAGACTTTATTATGGTGTTAAACCAGATTTAGTGCCGTTAGTTGTGAGTGTTAAAAGATTGGGAAGGAAAAGAGCCAGAGCCGTTGTTAAAGTCTTCGGTGATGATCTAAAACATGTTACCCCTGAAAAATTGACACGTATTGATGGTATAGGTCCTAAAACAGCAGAAGCCATCATTGCAAAGTTTGGTAACGGATGA
- a CDS encoding MJ0307 family thioredoxin, whose product MVVKVEVFTSPSCPYCPMAVQLVEEVKKEMTEDLEVDKIDIMVDQEKAREYGLMAVPAIALNGVVRFVGAPGKEELIEAIKEASKG is encoded by the coding sequence ATGGTAGTCAAAGTTGAAGTATTTACATCCCCATCATGCCCATACTGCCCTATGGCTGTTCAGCTGGTGGAAGAAGTTAAAAAAGAGATGACAGAAGATTTAGAAGTAGACAAAATTGATATAATGGTTGATCAAGAAAAAGCTAGGGAATATGGTCTAATGGCAGTACCAGCAATAGCTTTAAATGGAGTTGTAAGGTTTGTTGGAGCTCCAGGTAAGGAAGAACTAATTGAAGCTATCAAAGAAGCATCCAAAGGTTAA
- a CDS encoding aspartate kinase: protein MEIIVAKFGGTSIGNGDRIRKAAESVVKEYMKGKKVVVVVSAINKTTDDILKTVDDAIGESITPKQLADIVSMGEITSVRIFSSTIESLGVKSEYIDPRAEGWPIITDSDYLNADVNFELTEKKCEELIKILDQGIIPVLCGFVGRDEDGTITTLGRGGSDITAFLLGHCLKAEEVVIVTDVGGVMSTDPNRLQSAKKLDKISVEEMRDLATHGAKVLHPHALKYKDPLINAKIIGFEHGDLSAAGTEIIGPAGNHMLKTTALNVEPISVIAVVGEEILTKTGVLSELTDALAQNSINIYGISTGQNSVTLFIDKSIVDRAHNILHEVVVENQDLSSISVGTDIAMITVTSQDFIDTPGIITRITEPLRKKKINIVEISSSQTSVVVFVEWKDGKRAYELVRSVLE from the coding sequence ATGGAAATAATAGTGGCCAAATTCGGTGGAACTTCGATAGGTAATGGAGATAGAATAAGAAAAGCTGCAGAATCTGTTGTAAAAGAGTATATGAAGGGAAAAAAAGTTGTAGTTGTAGTATCTGCTATTAACAAAACAACAGATGACATCCTCAAGACAGTAGACGATGCCATAGGTGAATCAATAACACCAAAACAGCTGGCTGACATAGTTTCAATGGGTGAAATTACAAGCGTCAGAATATTCTCATCAACAATAGAATCCCTTGGAGTTAAATCAGAATATATAGACCCTCGTGCTGAGGGATGGCCCATTATTACCGACAGCGACTATTTGAATGCTGACGTCAACTTTGAATTAACAGAAAAGAAGTGTGAAGAACTCATAAAAATCCTTGATCAGGGTATTATTCCGGTTCTTTGTGGTTTTGTTGGAAGGGACGAAGATGGAACCATCACCACCCTTGGTCGTGGTGGCAGTGATATAACTGCATTTCTGCTTGGACACTGCCTGAAGGCAGAGGAAGTTGTTATTGTAACAGATGTTGGCGGTGTGATGTCAACTGATCCAAACAGACTCCAATCTGCAAAGAAATTGGACAAGATATCTGTCGAGGAAATGAGGGACCTTGCAACCCACGGAGCTAAGGTTTTACATCCCCATGCTTTGAAGTACAAGGATCCGCTAATAAATGCAAAGATCATAGGATTCGAGCACGGTGATCTCTCAGCTGCAGGAACTGAGATCATAGGTCCTGCAGGTAACCACATGCTCAAGACAACAGCTTTGAATGTTGAGCCAATATCTGTTATTGCAGTTGTTGGAGAGGAAATCCTAACAAAAACAGGTGTTTTGTCTGAATTAACAGATGCACTTGCACAGAACAGCATTAATATTTATGGAATATCAACTGGACAGAATTCTGTGACCCTATTCATAGACAAGTCCATTGTGGACAGGGCACACAACATCCTCCATGAAGTGGTTGTTGAAAATCAGGATCTCAGTTCAATTTCAGTGGGAACAGACATAGCAATGATAACAGTGACAAGTCAAGATTTCATAGACACACCAGGAATAATTACCAGAATTACAGAGCCATTGCGTAAAAAGAAAATTAACATAGTTGAGATCTCTTCGAGTCAGACATCTGTGGTTGTTTTTGTAGAATGGAAGGATGGTAAAAGAGCATATGAACTTGTAAGGAGTGTCTTAGAATGA
- a CDS encoding chorismate mutase: MDKEEASRLLQESRTKIDEMDELLIDLVEKRTLLARDIVNAKLVLGIEIEDKKREAYIHEKIKQIAREKNIDEVSLTSIIKILTDMSKKEQNKILRR; encoded by the coding sequence GTGGATAAAGAAGAAGCTTCGAGACTGCTTCAAGAATCAAGAACCAAAATTGATGAAATGGATGAATTGCTAATTGATCTCGTTGAAAAAAGAACCTTGCTTGCTCGAGACATAGTAAATGCTAAGCTTGTACTTGGCATTGAAATCGAAGACAAAAAACGGGAAGCATATATCCATGAAAAGATCAAACAAATAGCAAGGGAAAAAAATATTGACGAAGTTAGTCTTACCAGTATAATAAAAATATTGACTGATATGAGTAAAAAAGAACAAAATAAGATTTTGAGGAGGTAA
- the dapB gene encoding 4-hydroxy-tetrahydrodipicolinate reductase: protein MIKVAVTGACGRMGSKILKKILEQDDMEVVAAIESPNTPFQSKDVGEIIGIGELGVEVNGAEKLAETLKTSKADVLVDFTIADAAVGTIKTTSKEGVNLVVGTTGFSDQQLKEIKESIHKNQVSAVIAPNMAVGVNVFFKIIKDVAALIGDYDVEIIEAHHRHKKDSPSGTAVRAAEIIAEELNRNLDEVGVYGRKGIVGERTDEEIGIHAVRGGDIVGDHTVLFAGEGERIEIVHRAHSRQSFVSGVIKALRYVGTAQKGSISDMGDVLGIK, encoded by the coding sequence ATGATCAAAGTGGCAGTAACAGGTGCATGTGGACGAATGGGTTCAAAGATACTAAAAAAAATATTGGAACAAGATGATATGGAAGTGGTGGCAGCTATCGAGAGCCCAAACACTCCATTCCAATCAAAAGATGTTGGAGAAATAATTGGTATTGGTGAGTTAGGTGTTGAAGTCAACGGGGCTGAAAAACTGGCTGAAACACTTAAAACCAGTAAAGCAGATGTTCTTGTAGATTTTACAATTGCCGATGCTGCAGTTGGAACCATTAAAACAACTTCCAAGGAAGGTGTTAATCTTGTTGTGGGAACAACAGGATTTTCAGACCAACAGCTTAAAGAGATTAAAGAGTCCATACATAAAAATCAGGTGAGTGCAGTCATTGCACCAAACATGGCTGTTGGAGTTAACGTCTTCTTCAAGATAATTAAGGATGTGGCAGCACTCATTGGAGATTACGATGTTGAAATTATAGAGGCACACCACAGGCACAAGAAAGACTCTCCATCTGGAACTGCTGTTCGTGCAGCTGAAATAATAGCCGAAGAATTGAACAGGAATTTGGATGAAGTTGGTGTTTACGGACGAAAGGGTATTGTCGGTGAAAGAACAGATGAGGAAATAGGAATTCACGCTGTTAGGGGAGGGGATATTGTTGGAGATCATACAGTACTCTTTGCAGGTGAAGGCGAAAGAATCGAAATAGTACACAGGGCCCACAGCAGACAATCATTTGTGAGTGGAGTGATTAAAGCTTTGAGATACGTAGGTACTGCCCAAAAGGGCAGTATCAGCGACATGGGTGATGTGCTGGGCATTAAATAA
- a CDS encoding shikimate kinase, whose amino-acid sequence MKTIAQSPGSATIINAISTGSGSAFGIKLYVTAEVKLTESKSTINCSTDRNVDTTLMEKCVKKVLDKFKENFPEHEIDTGVSVKTASTLPVASGLSSSSATSNAVIMATHEALKTKYLDGSTEDYLNSHDLINMGVDASLEAGVTITGAFDDASASFFGGYTVTNNVNRKILKMDKLDEQNILVFMPNRKSLTAQSDVSRMKLISPQVKLAFEEALKGNLYDALTLNGILYSAALGFNPKMALDAIGAGARAAGLSGTGPSFVAVAGDGDIDNIADVWSSYPGEIIRTEVDNTGTRVIGSG is encoded by the coding sequence TTGAAAACCATTGCACAGTCTCCGGGTTCAGCAACCATCATAAATGCCATATCAACTGGCTCAGGTTCTGCATTTGGTATTAAGTTGTATGTAACGGCAGAAGTTAAGTTAACAGAATCAAAATCAACAATTAATTGTAGTACCGATAGAAATGTTGACACTACCCTCATGGAGAAGTGTGTCAAGAAAGTACTGGACAAGTTCAAAGAAAACTTTCCAGAACATGAAATTGATACTGGAGTTTCAGTTAAAACAGCTTCAACTCTTCCTGTAGCTTCTGGTTTAAGCAGTAGCAGTGCCACGTCCAACGCAGTTATCATGGCAACTCATGAGGCTTTGAAAACTAAATATTTAGATGGGTCTACCGAGGATTATTTGAATTCCCATGATCTGATAAATATGGGTGTGGATGCATCGCTTGAGGCTGGAGTAACCATTACAGGAGCATTTGATGATGCGAGTGCTTCTTTTTTCGGTGGTTACACAGTTACCAACAATGTTAATAGGAAGATTTTAAAGATGGATAAATTGGATGAACAAAATATATTAGTGTTCATGCCAAATAGAAAGTCACTCACTGCACAATCTGATGTGAGTAGAATGAAACTCATTTCACCACAAGTGAAACTAGCATTCGAGGAAGCTCTTAAAGGCAATTTGTACGATGCATTAACTTTAAATGGAATTTTATACTCTGCGGCATTGGGGTTCAACCCAAAAATGGCGTTAGATGCCATTGGTGCTGGTGCAAGAGCTGCTGGACTTTCTGGAACAGGACCTTCCTTTGTGGCTGTAGCTGGAGATGGAGATATTGACAACATCGCTGATGTTTGGAGTTCCTATCCTGGAGAGATCATTCGTACTGAAGTTGATAACACCGGTACAAGGGTGATTGGTAGTGGATAA
- a CDS encoding 30S ribosomal protein S17e — protein MGNIRTSFVKRTSKELIETYEGVFTTDFDENKKLVEEFTTVSTKHLRNKIAGYVTRLVRQGSN, from the coding sequence ATGGGAAACATAAGAACATCATTTGTAAAGAGAACATCAAAGGAATTAATCGAAACTTACGAGGGTGTATTCACCACTGATTTTGATGAAAATAAAAAATTAGTTGAAGAGTTCACAACTGTGAGTACCAAACATTTAAGGAATAAAATTGCTGGTTACGTAACCAGGTTAGTTAGACAAGGATCAAATTAA
- the dapA gene encoding 4-hydroxy-tetrahydrodipicolinate synthase — protein MSLKGTIVAMVTPFTKEDEVDEAGMRENINYLIDRGVDGLLVAGTTGESATITHDEQRKMIDILVDEVNGKVNAIAGAGSNSSKEALGLVQYAENAGADAALVITPYYNKPQQHGLVEHYKFLNEKTEIPKIVYNVPSRTGTDIEVETIVEVAKLDGIVAIKEANPDMDKVSATIKRLQEEQVEDFIVTSGNDNLTLPMIALGAQGVISVVANVDPARMSQMVNKALEGDYAGASKLHYELYDLMKVLFIESNPVPSKDSLNMMGRPAGHVRLPLAPMKDESTVKLTEVLKDLELI, from the coding sequence ATGAGTTTGAAAGGTACAATAGTTGCCATGGTGACTCCGTTCACCAAAGAAGATGAGGTTGACGAAGCTGGTATGCGTGAAAACATTAACTACCTCATTGATAGAGGGGTTGATGGATTGCTTGTAGCAGGTACAACCGGCGAATCTGCCACCATAACGCATGATGAGCAGAGGAAGATGATCGATATATTGGTTGACGAGGTCAATGGAAAGGTCAATGCAATTGCAGGTGCAGGTAGTAACTCATCTAAGGAAGCTCTTGGACTAGTTCAATACGCAGAAAATGCAGGTGCAGATGCTGCCTTGGTTATAACTCCCTACTACAACAAACCCCAGCAACATGGACTCGTTGAACATTACAAATTTCTAAACGAGAAAACTGAAATACCTAAAATAGTCTACAACGTACCATCAAGAACAGGCACAGACATAGAAGTAGAAACCATTGTTGAAGTTGCAAAGTTAGATGGTATAGTCGCAATTAAAGAGGCTAATCCTGATATGGATAAAGTTTCAGCGACTATTAAAAGATTACAAGAAGAACAGGTCGAAGATTTCATTGTAACATCTGGAAATGATAATCTCACCCTCCCAATGATAGCGTTGGGAGCCCAGGGAGTTATCAGTGTAGTGGCAAATGTTGACCCTGCAAGAATGAGTCAGATGGTAAACAAAGCACTGGAAGGAGATTATGCCGGTGCGAGCAAACTTCACTACGAACTCTACGATCTCATGAAGGTTCTCTTCATAGAATCCAACCCTGTTCCTTCAAAGGATTCACTTAATATGATGGGAAGACCAGCAGGACATGTAAGGTTACCTTTAGCTCCAATGAAGGATGAGAGTACAGTTAAACTTACAGAGGTTCTTAAGGATCTGGAACTCATCTAA
- the moaC gene encoding cyclic pyranopterin monophosphate synthase MoaC codes for MDNQEFTHVTQKGVRMVDVGDKAITKRSAKASGRIYLQEFTIAKIIKEEIKKGNVLTTAQIAAISAVKSTHHLIPLCHSLKITGVDVDFQVDTEFIDVEVTVKCEGKTGVEMEALTGASVGLLTIWDMVKSVEKDENGQYPSTKISDIVVTEKIKN; via the coding sequence ATGGATAACCAAGAATTTACTCATGTTACACAAAAAGGGGTTAGAATGGTGGATGTTGGAGATAAAGCTATCACCAAAAGATCTGCTAAAGCCTCAGGAAGGATATACCTCCAAGAATTTACCATAGCAAAAATTATCAAAGAAGAAATTAAGAAGGGAAACGTTCTTACAACAGCACAGATAGCAGCTATCAGTGCTGTTAAATCCACCCATCATCTGATTCCCCTTTGTCACTCCCTTAAAATAACAGGTGTCGATGTTGATTTTCAGGTAGATACTGAATTCATCGATGTAGAGGTTACTGTCAAATGTGAAGGAAAAACAGGGGTTGAAATGGAAGCCCTTACAGGTGCAAGTGTGGGACTTTTAACGATATGGGACATGGTTAAAAGTGTTGAGAAGGATGAAAATGGACAGTATCCCTCCACAAAAATCTCTGATATTGTGGTAACTGAAAAAATAAAGAATTAA
- the asd gene encoding aspartate-semialdehyde dehydrogenase — translation MVNVGILGATGMVGQRFIQLLADHPDFEVTALTASSRSAGKKYEDAVTWHLETKIPDAVKDTVVVNTDPREVKDVEIVFSALPSQNAAKVEPKFAEAGMKVASNASAMRMEPDVPLVVPEVNPEHLDLIETQQKRRGWDGFIVTNPNCSTIALVMTLKPLYDQFNIKRVYVSTMQAVSGAGYNGVPSMAIVDNLVPFIGEEEEKMESETLHLLGDFDGETVNNANFGVSASCHRVAVLDGHTEAVFIEMDDDFDLDEVKGSLTNFKGLPQKLNLYSAPEDPVVIREEDNRPQPRMDRMAGNGMAVSVGRLRRDEVYSNSLKYVLVGHNTIRGAAGASILNAELINEIL, via the coding sequence ATGGTAAACGTAGGAATTTTAGGCGCAACAGGAATGGTGGGGCAGCGTTTTATTCAACTGCTGGCTGATCATCCAGATTTTGAGGTAACAGCACTTACAGCTTCCAGTAGATCTGCAGGGAAGAAGTACGAGGATGCAGTCACATGGCACCTTGAAACTAAAATACCTGATGCAGTGAAGGACACTGTGGTTGTCAACACAGATCCAAGGGAAGTTAAGGATGTTGAAATTGTTTTTTCAGCACTACCTTCTCAAAATGCTGCTAAGGTTGAACCTAAATTTGCAGAGGCAGGCATGAAAGTAGCATCAAATGCCAGTGCAATGCGAATGGAACCTGACGTGCCATTGGTAGTTCCTGAAGTCAACCCTGAGCACCTGGACCTGATCGAAACCCAGCAAAAAAGGAGGGGATGGGATGGTTTTATTGTGACCAACCCAAACTGTTCCACAATAGCGTTGGTAATGACTTTAAAACCTTTATACGATCAGTTTAACATTAAAAGGGTGTACGTATCCACGATGCAGGCAGTGAGTGGAGCAGGGTACAATGGAGTACCCTCCATGGCCATAGTCGACAACCTGGTACCATTCATTGGTGAGGAAGAAGAAAAAATGGAGAGCGAAACCCTCCATCTTCTAGGAGACTTTGACGGGGAAACAGTTAACAACGCTAATTTTGGTGTCAGTGCATCTTGCCACAGGGTGGCAGTTCTTGACGGCCACACAGAAGCTGTTTTCATTGAAATGGATGACGATTTCGACCTGGACGAAGTTAAAGGATCCCTTACAAACTTCAAGGGACTTCCACAGAAACTGAACCTCTACTCTGCACCAGAGGATCCTGTTGTGATCCGTGAGGAAGACAACAGACCCCAGCCAAGAATGGATAGAATGGCTGGTAATGGAATGGCAGTATCTGTGGGCAGATTAAGAAGGGATGAAGTGTACAGTAACAGTTTAAAATATGTTCTTGTAGGGCACAACACCATAAGGGGTGCTGCAGGAGCTTCAATTTTAAATGCTGAGCTCATCAATGAAATACTCTAA
- the cbiD gene encoding cobalt-precorrin-5B (C(1))-methyltransferase CbiD, which translates to MENRAILDRYHLKESEYGITTGSAATAAALAALFSLNGEVKEVKINTPLGEVILDVKHSEKLNSCSGRASVVKYPYDDPDVTINLEVVAELILKNEPGITVKGGDGVGTVTKPGLQVPVGCPAINPTPMEMIVSNLESHLPEGKGAEVTIIVPHGKELAKRTLNPRLGVVGGISILGTTGFARSMNLKSYKESYRCQIDVAVAGGYEYLVFVPGNIGEKIAKQLLDIEEDQIVQMGNFVGYMLDEASKKGVKQIMLLGHAGKLIKISAGIFNTKHSVADGRHEIIASHAALQGADQQVVGQLFKSTTTEDMITVLEENGLKTKVFNSIAKKMKQLCSSKFNMDFEVTIVNMEGEILNS; encoded by the coding sequence ATGGAAAATAGGGCAATTCTTGACAGGTACCATCTTAAGGAATCTGAATACGGAATCACCACAGGCAGTGCAGCAACCGCAGCTGCACTTGCAGCCCTTTTCTCCTTGAATGGTGAGGTTAAGGAAGTTAAGATCAACACACCACTTGGAGAAGTTATTCTGGATGTTAAACATTCAGAGAAATTAAATTCTTGTTCTGGAAGAGCTTCAGTTGTAAAGTACCCCTACGATGATCCAGATGTCACCATAAATCTTGAAGTGGTGGCCGAACTTATTCTTAAAAATGAACCTGGAATCACTGTGAAGGGTGGAGATGGTGTTGGAACAGTCACCAAACCGGGATTACAAGTACCAGTAGGATGTCCTGCAATAAATCCCACTCCAATGGAGATGATAGTATCCAATCTTGAGTCCCATTTACCCGAAGGAAAGGGTGCTGAAGTAACAATTATCGTGCCACATGGTAAGGAACTGGCAAAAAGAACTCTTAATCCACGTTTAGGAGTTGTTGGAGGTATTTCAATTCTTGGAACAACTGGATTTGCACGTTCCATGAATCTAAAAAGTTACAAAGAATCCTACAGGTGTCAAATAGATGTGGCAGTTGCAGGGGGTTACGAGTACCTAGTTTTTGTCCCTGGAAATATTGGAGAAAAAATCGCCAAACAACTGCTGGATATCGAAGAGGATCAGATAGTGCAGATGGGAAATTTCGTTGGATACATGCTTGACGAAGCTTCAAAAAAGGGTGTTAAACAGATCATGTTACTCGGCCATGCAGGAAAACTCATCAAAATATCTGCCGGCATTTTCAACACCAAACATTCTGTTGCAGATGGAAGACACGAAATTATTGCATCCCATGCAGCACTTCAAGGTGCAGATCAGCAAGTAGTTGGGCAACTATTCAAATCCACAACCACCGAAGACATGATAACTGTCCTGGAAGAAAATGGATTGAAAACTAAGGTTTTTAACAGCATCGCAAAAAAGATGAAACAACTGTGTTCCTCCAAATTCAACATGGACTTTGAAGTAACCATAGTGAACATGGAAGGAGAAATTTTAAATTCATAA